Genomic window (Flavobacterium oreochromis):
TTTAATTTTACGAACCCATTGATATTTCTTAAAAAATTTCTTATCTTTATGTAACTGATTAAGAAAAAACAAACCATTAAACAATAACCTCATTATGAAACGAATTTTAGTCCCAACCGATTTTTCTCAACATGCAGAATATGCTCTTAAAGTTGCTGCTCAATTTGCAAAAAAAACACAATGCAGAAATATGTTTAGCACACTTATTAGAGTTACCTAATCAAGGGAATGACACCGTTACACACGGTCATGATATTCCAGAAATCATCTTTTTCAAAAATGCTATAACAAACAGAATGGATGACTTATTAGACGAAGAGTATCTAGATGGAATAGAAACTTCAAAAATAATTCAGATAGACCATCCTTTTGAAGGCATCATAAAAACAATACAAAGTAATAATTTTGATCTTGTAATCATGGGATCACACGGAGCGAGTGGAATTAAAGAAATGTTTGTAGGATCAAATA
Coding sequences:
- a CDS encoding universal stress protein, with translation MKRILVPTDFSQHAEYALKVAAQFAKKTQCRNMFSTLIRVT